In the genome of Pseudomonadota bacterium, one region contains:
- a CDS encoding FAD-dependent oxidoreductase, protein MHTIVVGAGIVGLSAAYALRKRQVDVTLVERGAIPYHLASSSDHHRLIRSLYGEDAGYCARMGDAYAAWHAMWRDLRQPSERYFADTGTLAVCREPGDYTDLSRETMERLGLPFERIDDPGEIAKRFPFVEVDGIAYAVMSDGGALRADRVMIDLVEWLRENGTAVREHSPVASVDVFAGRVTLASGEILEADRVLVCAGVETAKLVPDVSVPLAPVRSIIAYVEPPADIQQAWTNAPCWADLGGDTILWGMPAIEGLPMKLGNGALGSTDPDDSNRTVTPAEAQALLNGYVGHFKGADRFRILWAQANYWTLAPRSTFFLEQIDRVLVVSACSGHGFKFGALTGQDMADAITGKDSVETIAARLAG, encoded by the coding sequence ATGCACACGATCGTTGTCGGTGCGGGCATTGTTGGTTTGTCGGCGGCTTACGCGCTCCGCAAACGCCAGGTCGACGTGACACTGGTCGAACGCGGCGCGATCCCCTATCACCTGGCCTCCTCCAGCGATCATCATCGGCTCATCCGGTCTCTTTATGGCGAAGATGCAGGGTACTGCGCGCGCATGGGCGACGCGTATGCCGCATGGCATGCGATGTGGCGCGACCTGCGCCAGCCGTCCGAGCGCTACTTCGCGGATACGGGCACACTCGCCGTCTGCCGTGAGCCCGGCGACTATACGGATCTCTCCCGCGAGACCATGGAACGTTTGGGCTTGCCCTTTGAGCGGATCGACGACCCCGGCGAGATCGCCAAACGTTTTCCGTTTGTGGAAGTCGATGGCATTGCCTATGCCGTTATGTCTGACGGCGGCGCTCTCAGAGCAGATCGAGTCATGATCGATCTGGTTGAGTGGCTACGCGAAAACGGCACAGCGGTGCGCGAACACTCTCCCGTCGCCTCTGTCGATGTATTCGCTGGTCGCGTGACGCTCGCGTCAGGTGAAATCCTGGAAGCCGATAGGGTTCTCGTGTGCGCCGGTGTCGAGACCGCCAAACTGGTTCCAGACGTCTCTGTCCCTCTCGCGCCGGTGCGCAGCATCATCGCTTACGTCGAACCGCCGGCCGACATCCAACAGGCGTGGACCAACGCACCCTGCTGGGCCGACCTCGGCGGCGACACCATTCTGTGGGGCATGCCCGCCATCGAGGGCCTGCCCATGAAGCTCGGGAATGGCGCTCTGGGCTCGACAGACCCTGACGACAGTAACCGGACGGTAACCCCTGCCGAGGCGCAAGCCCTCCTGAACGGCTATGTCGGGCACTTCAAGGGTGCCGACCGGTTCCGCATCCTCTGGGCACAGGCGAACTACTGGACCCTCGCGCCCCGTTCGACGTTCTTTCTCGAACAGATCGATCGTGTCTTGGTTGTCTCGGCCTGTTCCGGTCATGGTTTCAAGTTCGGCGCGTTGACCGGCCAGGACATGGCCGATGCGATAACGGGGAAAGACTCCGTAGAGACCATCGCCGCGCGGCTCGCCGGCTAG
- a CDS encoding thioesterase family protein has product MSVPAPFAEFCATVQPDWVDHNGHMGIRSYTHVFDQAVTAFYQYLGLTREALKVRGHTIFALQETSWFRREVMLGDPLLVTSQLVDCDHNKLVTFHHMHQTRDDYVAALYEIIEIQIDMEQRRSAVFPDATRQHMETVHAAHEKLGRPPESGQGVGIKRKPG; this is encoded by the coding sequence ATGAGTGTACCGGCACCCTTCGCCGAGTTCTGCGCCACCGTTCAACCGGACTGGGTCGATCACAACGGGCACATGGGGATCCGTTCATACACCCATGTTTTCGACCAGGCCGTGACAGCGTTCTATCAGTATCTCGGTTTGACGAGGGAGGCGCTGAAGGTGCGGGGCCACACGATCTTCGCGTTGCAGGAGACGTCGTGGTTCCGCCGTGAGGTGATGCTGGGCGATCCCCTGCTGGTGACATCGCAACTGGTCGACTGCGACCACAATAAACTCGTCACCTTTCATCACATGCACCAGACACGCGATGACTACGTGGCCGCGCTTTATGAGATAATCGAGATTCAGATCGACATGGAACAACGCAGATCGGCTGTATTCCCCGACGCGACGCGCCAGCACATGGAAACGGTGCACGCGGCCCACGAGAAACTGGGCCGCCCACCGGAATCGGGCCAGGGAGTCGGTATCAAGCGAAAGCCCGGTTAG
- a CDS encoding peptidase codes for MTYCVGILLDDGLVLAADSRTNAGVDQIALARKLTFFHREGDRVLGLMSSGNLATTQAVVTMLQQECDDCEGPTMMSVKTLFDAAQLVGDTLRKVLARDASYVQPYGDPNASFILGGQIAGESHRLFEIYAAGNFVEASDDTPFLQIGETKYGKPILVRMIRHDTNLVDACKCAVLSMDATIRSNLSVAPPIDLLCYRKDTLMPETYRRIEADDAYLISLREGYSTGLGELFHDLPQPPWLTS; via the coding sequence ATGACGTACTGTGTGGGCATCCTTCTTGATGACGGTCTGGTTTTGGCGGCCGATTCCAGAACCAATGCCGGCGTTGACCAGATTGCGCTTGCCCGCAAGCTGACATTCTTCCATCGCGAAGGCGACCGCGTGCTCGGTCTGATGTCGTCAGGCAATCTGGCGACGACACAGGCCGTCGTGACGATGCTGCAGCAGGAGTGTGACGATTGCGAAGGACCGACCATGATGTCGGTCAAGACGCTGTTCGATGCCGCGCAACTGGTGGGTGACACGCTGAGGAAGGTTCTGGCGCGCGACGCCAGCTATGTCCAACCCTATGGCGACCCAAACGCCAGTTTCATTCTAGGCGGGCAGATCGCCGGTGAGTCCCACCGGCTGTTCGAGATCTACGCCGCCGGAAACTTTGTCGAGGCGAGCGACGATACGCCGTTTCTGCAGATCGGTGAGACGAAGTACGGCAAACCGATCCTGGTGCGCATGATCCGCCACGACACCAATCTGGTGGATGCCTGCAAGTGTGCCGTGCTGTCGATGGACGCGACGATCCGCAGCAACCTCTCGGTCGCGCCGCCGATCGATCTTCTGTGCTATCGCAAGGACACGCTGATGCCTGAGACCTATCGGCGTATCGAGGCCGACGACGCCTATCTGATCAGCTTGCGGGAGGGCTACAGCACCGGTCTCGGCGAGCTCTTCCACGACTTGCCGCAACCACCATGGCTAACGTCATAG